A DNA window from Vigna angularis cultivar LongXiaoDou No.4 chromosome 1, ASM1680809v1, whole genome shotgun sequence contains the following coding sequences:
- the LOC108332364 gene encoding UDP-glucose 6-dehydrogenase 1 yields MVKVCCIGAGYVGGPTMAVIALKCPKVVVTVVDISSQRINGWNSDHLPIYEPGLDDVVKQCRGKNLFFSTDVEKHVSEADIVFVSVNTPTKTHGLGAGKAADLTYWESAARMIADVSKSDKIVVEKSTVPVKTAEAIERILTHNNKGINFTILSNPEFLAEGTAIEDLFKPDRVLIGGRETPDGQKAIQTLKEVYANWVPEEKILCTNLWSAELSKLAANAFLAQRISSVNAMSALCEATGADVAQVSHSIGTDSRIGPKFLNASVGFGGSCFQKDILNLVYICECNGLPEVANYWKQVVKVNDYQKTRFVNRVVSSMFNTISNKKIAVLGFAFKKDTGDTRETPAIDVCKGLLGDKAKLSIYDPQVTEDQITKDLSMRKFDKDHPAHLQPPSPTSIKQVSVVWDAYEAVKDSHGLCILTEWDEFKKLDYQKVYDSMQKPAFIFDGRNVVDVKKTREIGFIVYSIGKPLDPWLKDMPAVVA; encoded by the coding sequence ATGGTGAAGGTTTGTTGCATTGGAGCTGGGTATGTTGGAGGACCCACCATGGCCGTGATTGCGTTGAAGTGTCCAAAGGTTGTGGTAACTGTGGTGGATATATCTTCCCAGAGAATCAACGGGTGGAACAGCGACCACCTTCCGATCTATGAGCCGGGGCTTGATGATGTGGTGAAGCAGTGCAGGGGGAAGAATCTGTTCTTCAGCACCGATGTGGAGAAGCATGTCTCAGAGGCTGATATAGTGTTTGTGTCCGTGAACACCCCAACAAAAACTCACGGTCTTGGAGCTGGCAAAGCAGCTGATTTGACATACTGGGAGAGTGCTGCGAGGATGATTGCTGATGTTTCAAAATCAGATAAGATTGTGGTTGAAAAATCCACGGTCCCTGTGAAGACAGCAGAGGCAATTGAGAGGATCCTGACTCACAACAACAAAGGCATCAATTTCACCATTCTCTCGAACCCAGAATTTCTTGCCGAGGGCACAGCAATTGAAGACCTATTCAAACCAGACAGAGTCCTCATTGGAGGGAGGGAGACCCCAGATGGGCAAAAGGCCATACAAACTCTGAAAGAAGTGTATGCAAATTGGGTTCCTGAGGAGAAAATCCTGTGCACCAATTTGTGGTCTGCCGAGCTCTCAAAGCTTGCTGCGAATGCCTTTCTGGCACAGAGAATCTCTTCTGTGAATGCCATGTCAGCATTGTGTGAGGCAACCGGTGCTGATGTGGCACAGGTGTCCCACTCCATTGGGACAGACTCAAGGATTGGTCCAAAGTTCTTGAATGCCAGTGTTGGGTTTGGTGGCTCTTGCTTCCAGAAGGACATATTGAACTTGGTGTATATCTGTGAGTGCAATGGGCTTCCTGAGGTGGCAAATTACTGGAAGCAAGTGGTTAAGGTGAATGACTACCAAAAGACAAGGTTTGTGAACCGTGTTGTGTCCTCAATGTTCAACACAATTTCAAACAAGAAGATTGCAGTTCTTGGTTTTGCTTTCAAGAAGGACACAGGTGACACTAGGGAGACCCCAGCAATCGATGTGTGCAAGGGGCTATTGGGAGACAAGGCCAAGTTGAGTATATATGATCCTCAGGTCACTGAAGACCAGATCACAAAGGACCTTTCCATGAGGAAGTTTGATAAGGACCACCCTGCTCATCTTCAACCTCCAAGCCCCACTTCCATAAAGCAAGTATCTGTGGTTTGGGATGCTTATGAGGCTGTCAAGGATTCACATGGCCTTTGCATTCTCACTGAGTGGGATGAGTTCAAGAAGCTTGATTACCAGAAAGTTTATGACAGCATGCAGAAGCCAGCATTTATATTTGATGGCAGGAATGTTGTTGATGTGAAAAAGACCAGGGAAATTGGCTTTATAGTTTATTCCATTGGCAAGCCACTAGATCCATGGCTCAAGGACATGCCTGCAGTGGTGGCTTGA